One window of the Triticum dicoccoides isolate Atlit2015 ecotype Zavitan chromosome 3B, WEW_v2.0, whole genome shotgun sequence genome contains the following:
- the LOC119274802 gene encoding short-chain dehydrogenase TIC 32 B, chloroplastic-like → MGILSLITGKPGASGFGSGSTAEQVTEDICAAGLTVVVTGGSSGIGLETSRVFALRGAHVIIAARNTEAASEAKKRIMKIHPVARIDVLKLDLSSLKSVRAFADQFNAMNLPLNILINNAGVMFCPFQLSEDEVEMQFATNHLGHFLLTNLLLDNMKTTAKSTGIEGRIVNLSSVAHLHTYPKGILFDQLNDKKIYNDKMAYGQSKLANILHAKELSRRLKEEGANITVNCVHPGLIMTNLMRHSFALMKAIQLVTYLFWKNVPQGAATTCYVGLNPQLKGVTGKYFADCNEEKTSAHAKSDVLAKQLWEFSEELIRSVK, encoded by the exons ATGGGCATCCTGTCCCTCATCACCGGGAAGCCGGGCGCCAGCGGGTTCGGCTCGGGCTCCACGGCGGAGCAGGTCACCGAGGACATCTGCGCCGCCGGCCTCACCGTCGTCGTCACAG GAGGATCTAGTGGCATTGGTCTAGAGACCTCGAGAGTCTTTGCCCTGAGAGGAGCCCATGTCATCATTGCTGCGAGAAACACAGAGGCTGCATCAGAGGCAAAGAAGCGCATCATGAAGATACACCCAGTAGCCCGTATCGATGTTCTGAAGCTTGACCTTAGCTCCCTCAAGTCTGTCAGGGCCTTCGCTGACCAGTTCAACGCCATGAATCTTCCTCTAAACATCTTGAT AAATAATGCAGGTGTGATGTTCTGTCCTTTCCAACTGTCTGAAGACGAAGTGGAGATGCAGTTTGCCACAAATCATCTTG GTCACTTCCTACTGACCAACCTTCTCCTTGATAACATGAAAACCACTGCCAAGTCCACGGGTATTGAGGGTCGCATTGTGAACTTGTCATCAGTTGCCCACCTCCATACATATCCAAAGGGGATTCTGTTTGATCAGCTCAATGACAAGAAAAT ATACAATGATAAAATGGCCTATGGACAATCTAAGCTTGCAAACATACTGCACGCAAAAGAGCTCTCTAGGCGGCTCAAG GAGGAAGGAGCCAACATCACAGTTAATTGCGTTCATCCTGGATTGATCATGACCAATTTGATGAGGCATTCCTTTGCTCTCATGA AGGCAATTCAACTTGTCACCTACTTGTTCTGGAAGAATGTACCTCAG GGAGCAGCAACCACTTGTTATGTAGGGCTCAACCCTCAGCTGAAGGGGGTGACAGGCAAATACTTTGCCGACTGCAACGAGGAGAAGACGAGCGCGCACGCGAAGAGTGACGTCTTGGCGAAGCAACTCTGGGAATTCAGCGAGGAGCTCATCAGATCCGTGAAATGA